In the Profundibacter amoris genome, TTCCTGAGTTAAATTGTCCCATCAAGTCGGGTTATGGGCGGCTATGCATTTGTGCGGCTTGAAAAACTATACTAATCGGTTTAGCTGTGCCGGACATCTGCACCGGATTCGATTTAACAATCAGAAACAAACGAGGGCATACCTATGCGATACGGGACGTTCTTATTGGCCCTGACAGGATCTGCGATCTTGTCAATGGCCCCTGCCCTTGCCCAACAGACCTTGCCGGTTGAAACCGTGCAAATCCAGCCGGAGCTGGGGCTGGAAACCCTGTCATTGACGGGCCAGATCATTGCACGGGACGAAGTCGGCCTGTCCTTTCCCATGGGCGGACGGATCATGTCTATTCTGGTGCGCGAAGGCGATCATGTGCAAACCGGTCAGGAACTGGCCCGCCTTGAATCGGTGCAGCAGGAACAGGCCATGCGCGGCGCCGAAGCGGCGTTGAACGCTGCACAGGCCGATCTGTTTCAGGCCAAAGAAGAATTCGAGCGGCAAGATGTGTTCCTGCAACGCGGCGCCACCACCCGCATTCGCCGTGACGAGGCCGAGCGCCGCTTTCGCATCGCCGAGGCCAGCGTCGAGCAGGCACAGGCCGATCTGAACCGCGCCCGCAAAGCCTTTGAGGATACCTTCCTGCGCGCCAGTGCCGACGGGGTCATCACTGCCCGTCTGGCTGATCCGGGCGAAGTGATCGCCGGGGCGCATCCGGTGCTGAAACTGGCCTTGGGAACTGCAATAGATGCGGTTTTCGATACGCCCGAAGCCCTGCCCACCCGCATCCCCAGGGACCTGACCATTCCATTGTCCCTGATAGACAATCCCGACGTGCGTTTTCAGGGGCATATCCGCAAGGTTTCCCCCCTGGTTGATCCGCGTCGCGGCACCATCGAGGTCAGCGTCGGTGTGGACAGCCCCCCCGATCAGGTCACTTACGGCGCGGCTGTAAAGGCCAGCATCGCAATTCCGCATCCTAACCAGATCATCGTCCCCTATAGCGCCTTGTCCGCGATCAACAGCACCCCTGCGGTCTGGGTGGTGAACCCTGACACGATGCGTGCCACCCTGACCCCGATCGGTATCGCCCGTTATTCAGACGGCACGATCATGGTCAGTGACGGCCTGAAAACCGGCGATATTGTCGTCACCAGTGGCGCGCAATTGTTATACCCCGGGCGCCTTGTCCGGCTGATCGGAGACGAGTGATGAAAATACATTCCCTGTTCCTGATTGCCGCAATGGCCTTGCCAATGGCCGATCCTGTTTTCGCACAGGATACGCTTCGTCCGGTGGTTTCCGAGATCATCGGTGAAGGCCCCGAAACGGCGCGTGACTTCATCGGCACCGTTTCAGCCAGAATCGAGGTTGATCTGGGCTTTCCGGCCTCGGGCACCATCGCCAGCCGGCCTGTATCGCTTGGGGATACGGTGAAGGAAGGCGATGTTCTGGCCCAACTTGACCCCGAAGCACTGGAAGCCGGCGCATGGGCGGCGCGTGCGGGTGTGGTGATCGCCACGCAGGGGTTGAAATCGGCGCAGGATGCGCTGGAGCGCGAAAAGATACTGGTTGCACGCGGGGTGGAAAGCCAGACGCGGCTGGAAGATGCCCAACGCAAATTTGCCGCCGCCAAAGCGCGTCTGGAACAGGCCAATGCCGCCCTAATCCGCGCCGAGGATATTCTGGATTCAGCCGTTTTGCGCGCGCCCCATGACGGGGTCATCACGCAGACACTGGCCGAAGCGGGTGCCTCGGTTTCTGCCGGTCAACCGGTGATCCGTCTGGCCGCCACAAACGAGCGCGAAGTGGTGATCGACCTGACAGAATCCGAACTGGCGATTTTACCCGACAAGGCCCTGTTTGACGCCACCCTGTTGGCTGTCAGCACCGTACATGCGCAAATCCGGCTGCGATCCGTTGATCCGGTGGCCGACACCCGCACCCGCACCCGTCGGGGCCATTTCACCCTGCTGGACGCGCCCGAGGAATTTCGTATCGGTGCCCTGGTCAAGGCAAAGCCACAGCTTGACGATATCAAGGTGATGACCATCCCCACCGACGCAATACTGTATGAAGACGGTAAAGCATTCGTTTGGGTCATATCCCGCCCCGAAGGCAAAGCGTATAAAACGGCTGTCACCCTTGGCCATGCCCTTGGCGAACGTAGCATTGTAACGTCAGGCCTGAAGATCGATCAGGAAATCCTGACCAAAGGCATCCACTCAATCAAGGACGGGCAGATCGTTGGCCCGCGCGTAGGCAAATGAGCGAACGTTTCAATCTGTCCGACTGGGCGCTAAAGCATAAATCCTTTGTCTGGTATCTGATGATCGTCAGCATGCTGGCCGGTCTGATGGCCTATGTCACCATCGGCCGCGAGGAAGATCCGGATTTCACCATCAAAACCATGGTGATAACCGCCGCCCTGCCCGGTGCCACGGTGCAGGAAACGCTGGATCAGGTCACCGACAGGATCGAAAAGAAACTGCTGGAAGTGGACGAGCTGGACTTTACCAAATCCGTCACATGGCCCGGTGTGTCGATCGTTTATGTGAACCTGCTGCCCACCACCCGTGGCCCGCAAATCCCGCCAATCTGGCAGGAAATCCGCAACATGATGGGCGATATCCGCGGTGAATTCCCACCCGAATTCGCCGGTTTCAAGTTTAACGACCGCTTTGGCGATGTTTACGGCAATATATACGCCTTTACCTCGGACGGGTTCACCCCGCGCGAGGTTCGCGACATGATCGAGGACATCCGCCGCGAAGTTCAGCAACTGGATGATGCCGGCGATGTGGTGATCTTTGGCGACCGCGAAGAAGCGATTTATCTGGATTTCTCGCCCGAAAAAATGGCGGCGCTGGGTGTGAACCAAGATCAGGTGCAGGCCACACTGGCCGCCCAGAACGCGATTGTGCCATCCGGCGTGATCGAGGCCGGACCCGAGCGGGTTCTGGTGCGGGTCAGCGGCAAATTCCTGAATGCCCAAAGCCTTGAGGATGTGAACCTGCGGGTCGGGGACCGGTTTTTCCGCCTGACCGATGTGGCCACGGTGCGGCGCGGCTATAAGGACCCCGCGACCGAATTGTTCCGTTTCAACGGAGAAGAGGCGATCGGCCTGGGTGTGGGCATGCGCAAAGGCGCCAATATTCTGGCATTCGGCGAACAGCTGGACGAAGTGATTGACCGCGCGGAATCAAACCTGCCAATCGGGGTTGAAATCCACAAGGTTTCGGACCAGCCCAAAATCGTGGACGAAGCGGTGGGCCATTTCACCCGTGCGCTGGCCGAAGCGGTGATCATCGTGATGGCGGTATCGGTTCTGGCCGTGGGCCTGCGGGCCGGTCTGGTGGTGGCGCTGGCTGTACCGCTGACGCTGGGCATTACCTTTGTGGTGCTGGAATACACCGGCTTTACCCTGCAACGGATTTCGCTGGGCGCGCTGATCATTGCGCTGGGGCTGCTGGTGGATGATGCGATGATTGCTGTGGAAACCATGATCTACCGGCTGGAAAAGGGCGACGGGCGGCATCAGGCTGCATCCTATGCCTGGCGCACGATTGCCTTTCCGATGCTGTCGGGCACCTTGATCACGGTTGCCGGTTTTATCCCGATCGGGCTGAACAATTCCAACGCCGGCGAATTCACCTTTTCGCTGTTCGTGGTGATCGCGGTTTCCCTGCTGGTTAGCTGGTTTGTGGCGGTTCTGTACAGCCCGCTACTGGGTGTGACATTCCTGCCCAAAAATCTGGGTCACAAACACAAAGGCCCCGGCATTGCCATGCGGATGTTCCAGACGGCCCTGCGCGGGGCGATGCGTGCGCGCTGGCTGGTTCTGGTGGTGATCCTCGCCGGTTTTGTCGCCTCGGTCTATAGTCTGCGCTTTGTCGAACAACAGTTTTTCCCCGACTCGGACCGCACGGAATTGCTGGTCAACATGACCTTGCCACAGAATGCCTCGATCGAGGAAACATCGGCACAGATGAAGGCGATGGAGGCCCACCTGAAGGATCACGACGGGGTGTCCTATTGGTCCACCTATGTCGGCCGTTCCGCCTTGCGGTTCCTGCTGACCAGCGAACCGGCCACACCTTCGGCCAACTTTGGCCAGATCGTAATCCAGACAACGGGGCTTGAGGCCCGCGACAAACTGCGTGACGAGCTGCGCAAGGTGGCAGCCGAGGAATTCCCCGGCACCGATGTTCTGGTGAAACTGCTGGCGATCGGCCCGCCGGTGGGCCGCCCCGTGCAATACCGCCTGTCCGGTCCCGACATCGCCAAGGTCAGGGATCTGGGGCGTGAACTGACCGCGATTGTCGCCAGTGATGACCGGCTGGAAAGCATCGCGATGGACTGGAACGCACCGGCCCGTGTGATCAAAGTGGACATCCTGCAGGACAAGGCGCGCCAACTGAACCTGACGGCCCGCGATATATCCATTGCACTGAATACGATATACAACGGCAAAGGCGTGACCAATTTGCGCGACCAGACCTATCTGATCGACATCATCGCCCGCGGCGACAGGAGCACATCCGAATCCATCGACACCCTGTTCAACCTGCAACTCAGCACAGCGGATGGCGGCACTATTCCCCTGTCCAGCGTGGCCGATTTCAGGTTTGAAACCGAACAGCCGGTGGTCATTCAGCGCAACCGGATGCCCACGGTGACAGTCGAGGCGGCATTGGCCACCAAGGACCAACCCGCGACCATCGTAAAAGCCCTGAAACAGCAGATCGAGGACTTCGACAGCGCCCTGCCCGCCGGATACCACGTCGAGACCGGTGGCTCGGTCGAGAAAAGTGCGGAATCACAGGGGCCGATTGCCGCTGTGGCGCCGATGATGATCCTGATCATCATCACGCTGGTGATGGTGCAGATGCAGAGCTTCCGGCTGGCCTTTATCGTGCTGTCGGTCGCCCCGCTGGGGCTGATCGGCGTGGTGATTGCGCTGATCACCGCCAAGGCCCCGATGGGGTTTGTCGCCATTCTGGGTATTCTGGCGCTTAGCGGTATTCTGATCCGCAACTCGATCATTCTGGTGGACCGGATCGAGGCCCTGCGCAAACAGGGCATGGAGGCCTGGGATGCGGTGTTCGAGGCCACAGTCACCCGCGCCCGCCCGATTGTGCTGACAGCCGCGGCGGCCAGTCTGGCCCTGATCCCGATTTCACGGCAGGTGTTCTGGGGGCCGATGGCCTATGCGCTGATGGGCGGGATCATTGTGGGCACGGTGATCACCCTGATCTTTGTGCCGGCGCAATATCTGATCGTGTTCCGCATCAAACGGGATCCGAAACAGGCAGAGTAGAATTATTAAAGAAAACCGGCCCTGTCCTGTTGTGGTTGGCAGTTGATTTATCAAAAGATTGCGTTACCTTGCCAAAAGTCAGGATAGACTGACGAAAGTAGAGGTTGCCTGTCTGGCGCTTGGAAAACACTGTTCCCGCGCCTGTATCAAAGCTGCACTATACCCGCACCGGCAATTGCAGGTGCAGGTAAGAAAACGAACGCCCCGACTAGAGGGCCAAAAGGGAGAGATAAATATGAAAAACTGGATTTTAGGATCTGTAGCAGCGGTTGCCATCGCGGCATCCGCATCCATCGCCGCAGCCGAAACCGTGCTGCGCGTGTCGCTGCAATTGCCGGAAACCCATTCGCTGGGCCAGAACTGGCTGG is a window encoding:
- a CDS encoding efflux RND transporter permease subunit, yielding MSERFNLSDWALKHKSFVWYLMIVSMLAGLMAYVTIGREEDPDFTIKTMVITAALPGATVQETLDQVTDRIEKKLLEVDELDFTKSVTWPGVSIVYVNLLPTTRGPQIPPIWQEIRNMMGDIRGEFPPEFAGFKFNDRFGDVYGNIYAFTSDGFTPREVRDMIEDIRREVQQLDDAGDVVIFGDREEAIYLDFSPEKMAALGVNQDQVQATLAAQNAIVPSGVIEAGPERVLVRVSGKFLNAQSLEDVNLRVGDRFFRLTDVATVRRGYKDPATELFRFNGEEAIGLGVGMRKGANILAFGEQLDEVIDRAESNLPIGVEIHKVSDQPKIVDEAVGHFTRALAEAVIIVMAVSVLAVGLRAGLVVALAVPLTLGITFVVLEYTGFTLQRISLGALIIALGLLVDDAMIAVETMIYRLEKGDGRHQAASYAWRTIAFPMLSGTLITVAGFIPIGLNNSNAGEFTFSLFVVIAVSLLVSWFVAVLYSPLLGVTFLPKNLGHKHKGPGIAMRMFQTALRGAMRARWLVLVVILAGFVASVYSLRFVEQQFFPDSDRTELLVNMTLPQNASIEETSAQMKAMEAHLKDHDGVSYWSTYVGRSALRFLLTSEPATPSANFGQIVIQTTGLEARDKLRDELRKVAAEEFPGTDVLVKLLAIGPPVGRPVQYRLSGPDIAKVRDLGRELTAIVASDDRLESIAMDWNAPARVIKVDILQDKARQLNLTARDISIALNTIYNGKGVTNLRDQTYLIDIIARGDRSTSESIDTLFNLQLSTADGGTIPLSSVADFRFETEQPVVIQRNRMPTVTVEAALATKDQPATIVKALKQQIEDFDSALPAGYHVETGGSVEKSAESQGPIAAVAPMMILIIITLVMVQMQSFRLAFIVLSVAPLGLIGVVIALITAKAPMGFVAILGILALSGILIRNSIILVDRIEALRKQGMEAWDAVFEATVTRARPIVLTAAAASLALIPISRQVFWGPMAYALMGGIIVGTVITLIFVPAQYLIVFRIKRDPKQAE
- a CDS encoding efflux RND transporter periplasmic adaptor subunit, which encodes MAPALAQQTLPVETVQIQPELGLETLSLTGQIIARDEVGLSFPMGGRIMSILVREGDHVQTGQELARLESVQQEQAMRGAEAALNAAQADLFQAKEEFERQDVFLQRGATTRIRRDEAERRFRIAEASVEQAQADLNRARKAFEDTFLRASADGVITARLADPGEVIAGAHPVLKLALGTAIDAVFDTPEALPTRIPRDLTIPLSLIDNPDVRFQGHIRKVSPLVDPRRGTIEVSVGVDSPPDQVTYGAAVKASIAIPHPNQIIVPYSALSAINSTPAVWVVNPDTMRATLTPIGIARYSDGTIMVSDGLKTGDIVVTSGAQLLYPGRLVRLIGDE
- a CDS encoding efflux RND transporter periplasmic adaptor subunit — its product is MKIHSLFLIAAMALPMADPVFAQDTLRPVVSEIIGEGPETARDFIGTVSARIEVDLGFPASGTIASRPVSLGDTVKEGDVLAQLDPEALEAGAWAARAGVVIATQGLKSAQDALEREKILVARGVESQTRLEDAQRKFAAAKARLEQANAALIRAEDILDSAVLRAPHDGVITQTLAEAGASVSAGQPVIRLAATNEREVVIDLTESELAILPDKALFDATLLAVSTVHAQIRLRSVDPVADTRTRTRRGHFTLLDAPEEFRIGALVKAKPQLDDIKVMTIPTDAILYEDGKAFVWVISRPEGKAYKTAVTLGHALGERSIVTSGLKIDQEILTKGIHSIKDGQIVGPRVGK